The Anoxybacillus amylolyticus DNA segment AAACCTGCAATGGTCAATGATGAAATGATGTATGGTATAATAATGAAAAAAGTGAGGGATATGCGATGAAGCCAGAATCATCCAAACTGTATACGTATGCCGATTATATTCAATGGGACGGGCGTTGGGAGCTCATTGACGGGAAAGCTTACAACATGAGCCCTTCACCAACATGGGAGCATCAATTTACCGTCATGGAACTATCGTTTTCGTTTCGTTCATACTTTCAAAATAAAGATTGCTACGTCGCCATTGCTCCGTTTGATGTTCGTCTCTCCGAAAGCGACGACTACACGTATGCAAAACATGTTGTGCAACCAGATATTTCAGTCATTTGCAACCGAAACAACTTAACACCAAACGGCTGTTTAGGCGCACCAACACTCATTGTCGAGGTTCTTTCTCCGTCTA contains these protein-coding regions:
- a CDS encoding Uma2 family endonuclease, translating into MKPESSKLYTYADYIQWDGRWELIDGKAYNMSPSPTWEHQFTVMELSFSFRSYFQNKDCYVAIAPFDVRLSESDDYTYAKHVVQPDISVICNRNNLTPNGCLGAPTLIVEVLSPSTALKDRNEKFKLYEQFGVQEYWIVDPVYETIEVFGLEDGFFKQREGNYSAVT